In the Methanococcoides sp. LMO-2 genome, one interval contains:
- the mtrG gene encoding tetrahydromethanopterin S-methyltransferase subunit MtrG: protein MSDGNNTTPSVVTDPADFNEVLEKLNEIDEKIEFVNSEIAQRIGKKVGRDIGIIYGAVAGILMFLIYISLSPILI, encoded by the coding sequence ATGAGCGACGGAAATAACACAACACCAAGTGTTGTAACAGACCCTGCAGATTTCAATGAGGTTCTTGAGAAGCTCAATGAGATCGACGAGAAGATCGAATTCGTAAACAGTGAGATCGCACAGAGGATCGGAAAGAAAGTAGGAAGGGATATAGGTATCATATACGGAGCAGTTGCAGGTATATTGATGTTCCTCATCTACATTTCATTATCCCCGATACTCATCTGA
- the mtrH gene encoding tetrahydromethanopterin S-methyltransferase subunit H, giving the protein MFKFDKKQEVFEVGGVKFGGQPGQYPTILIGSMFYNRHNIVTDEDEGIFDKEAADNLWNHMLEMTDVTGNPCVNQIVGETPQAIKKYIDWFIAEDDTTPFLIDSSAGDVRAAAADYVTEIGVADRAIYNSINGSIHEDEIEAIRKSDIDASIVLAFNATDPTVKGKLEVLESGGPGQSMGMLDIAKDCGITKPLVDVAATPLGAGAGASMRAVVAVKGHFGLPVGGGYHNLASAWDWMKEYKKQFETKEQRKAVYMPADIGTNLVPQTLGSNFQLFGPIENTDTVYPATALVDIILAETAKELGLEIMDENHPINKLV; this is encoded by the coding sequence ATGTTCAAATTTGACAAGAAACAGGAAGTATTCGAGGTTGGTGGCGTCAAGTTCGGCGGTCAGCCTGGCCAGTACCCAACAATTCTTATCGGTTCAATGTTCTACAACAGGCACAACATCGTAACCGATGAAGATGAGGGAATTTTCGACAAGGAAGCAGCAGACAATCTCTGGAACCACATGCTTGAGATGACAGACGTTACAGGTAACCCATGTGTTAACCAGATCGTCGGTGAAACACCACAGGCAATCAAGAAGTACATCGACTGGTTCATTGCAGAGGATGACACAACACCATTCCTTATCGACTCATCCGCAGGTGACGTACGTGCAGCAGCAGCAGATTACGTAACAGAGATCGGTGTAGCTGACAGAGCAATCTACAACTCCATCAACGGTAGTATCCACGAAGATGAGATCGAAGCTATCAGAAAGAGTGACATCGACGCTTCAATCGTCCTTGCTTTCAACGCAACAGACCCAACCGTCAAAGGAAAGCTCGAAGTCCTTGAGTCCGGTGGTCCAGGTCAGAGCATGGGTATGCTCGACATCGCAAAGGACTGTGGAATCACAAAGCCACTCGTCGATGTAGCTGCAACTCCACTCGGAGCAGGTGCAGGTGCATCTATGAGAGCAGTCGTCGCTGTAAAGGGACACTTCGGTCTCCCTGTTGGCGGTGGATACCACAACCTTGCATCCGCATGGGACTGGATGAAGGAATACAAGAAGCAGTTCGAGACAAAGGAACAGCGCAAGGCAGTTTACATGCCAGCAGATATCGGAACAAACCTTGTCCCACAGACACTCGGTTCCAACTTCCAGCTGTTCGGTCCTATCGAGAACACTGACACAGTCTACCCTGCAACTGCACT